A window of the Procambarus clarkii isolate CNS0578487 chromosome 77, FALCON_Pclarkii_2.0, whole genome shotgun sequence genome harbors these coding sequences:
- the LOC123747130 gene encoding cationic amino acid transporter 2, with amino-acid sequence MGGAAMFSASMGGAHHAGLLGGECGRYSHTIVGVGVGIAALLVLFPAAVAVTLASSSLSSTAPLLQLFPGASLLGMRAVVGVGAVVGLWAVVLGGLLTGSRLAHRLATDGLAPRCLGYVSRHTRTPWLAVLFCGAAAAVIAAVCSSWVLLRAAGAGSVGAGVAGSAAVLARRYRPDSSPAACDTPPAALSRSSSLAACDDMEPHQVTVEWAGGSWASAITEPPAPPTWASWRTARFLLATFIVNCVAGVGVVRGSRELDIGLWAWVGVGLCVCGCVVCCVGLWLQPRHPPITTATTTAPILPLLALLANILLLLHLSLLALGLACGVWATAAVAWLLKGRTESVEAVLSRALITHSGHHSPSYL; translated from the coding sequence ATGGGTGGCGCCGCTATGTTTAGCGCCAGTATGGGCGGCGCCCACCACGCCGGCCTGCTGGGTGGCGAGTGTGGGCGGTACTCCCACACcattgtgggcgtgggtgtgggcATAGCGGCGCTTCTGGTGCTGTTTCCAGCGGCTGTTGCTGTCACTTTGGCTTCCTCCAGCCTTTCCTCCACGGCGCCGCTCCTTCAGTTGTTTCCAGGGGCGTCTCTACTGGGCATGCGGGCGGTGGTGGGCGTGGGCGCGGTGGTGGGGCTTTGGGCGGTGGTTTTGGGCGGCCTTTTGACCGGTTCCCGCCTGGCCCACAGGCTTGCCACCGACGGGCTGGCCCCCAGGTGTCTAGGCTATGTGTCCCGACACACAAGGACGCCCTGGCTGGCCGTGCTCTTCTGCGGCGCCGCAGCTGCGGTCATTGCTGCAGTTTGCTCATCGTGGGTGCTCCTGCGAGCCGCAGGTGCGGGGAGCGTGGGTGCGGGCGTGGCGGGGTCTGCGGCAGTCTTGGCCCGCAGGTATCGGCCAGACTCTTCCCCTGCGGCATGcgacacaccacctgcggcactctCCCGCAGTAGCAGCCTCGCCGCATGCGACGATATGGAGCCCCATCAGGTGACCGTAGAGTGGGCGGGAGGCTCCTGGGCCTCAGCTATCACAGAGCCGCCCGCGCCGCCCACGTGGGCGTCCTGGCGGACCGCAAGGTTCCTATTGGCCACCTTCATAGTCAACTGCGTCGCGGGCGTGGGCGTGGTTCGAGGCTCTAGGGAGCTGGATATAGGCCTGTGGGCGTGGGTAGGCGTGGGGCTCTGCgtctgtgggtgtgttgtgtgttgtgtgggtttgTGGCTACAACCGCGCCACCCACCGATCACAACCGCCACCACAACCGCGCCTATTCTGCCACTCCTTGCCCTTCTAGCCAATATCCTGCTGCTCCTGCACCTGTCGCTGCTAGCCCTAGGCCTAGCCTGCGGCGTCTGGGCTACTGCGGCTGTGGCTTGGCTTCTCAAGGGACGGACCGAAAGCGTGGAGGCGGTTCTAAGCCGTGCCCTTATCACCCACAGCGGCCATCACTCCCCCTCATATCTGtag